CGGTCAGTTCGAACAGTTCACCGGGGTTCCCGCGCCGGTGCCGGCGATGCGCGCCGCCCTGCTGGCCGCCCGTCGTTGACCGGCCACGGCCCCCCGTTTCTTAGCTTTGGGTTAAGACGCGCTTACCCGTAGCTGTACGTGTGACGTCCCGCGACCCTCCTGGTTAGGCTGCACCCGGTACCACAGTCGACACAGGGAGTGTCCCTTGAACAGGCACGGGATTCACCGCCTCACCCGGCACGCCGGTCCCCGACGCAAGGCAGCCGTTCTCGGGGTGCTCGGCGTCGCGGTGGTGGGCGCTCTGGTGGCCACCATGATGCCGCTGCTGGCTGCCGACGATCCCGCCCTGGTGGCGGTGGCCGACACCACCGCCACGACGGTGCCGCAGGACGGTGACAACGGGGTCAAGACGTCCCTGGCCACCTGCCCGGCGCCCTGCGACGGCAACCCGCGCGGGGCCCGGGACGCGGTGGTCGAGTTCGCGGTGCGCGGGGTGCCCGCCACCGCCGTGGGCCTGCGGGCCACCCTGCGGGTGTACGCCTGGCGGGACGCCGCCGCCACGGTGACCGCGTACGCCTCCCCGGTGGACGCCCGGCAGGCCCGGCCCGCGCCGGTGGAGCCGGTCACCGCGTTGGACTCGGTGTCCCGGGTGGCCGAGGGCTTCAACGAGTGGGACGTCTCGGCGCTGGTGCGGGGCAACGGCAACTGGACGGTGTCCCTGGCCCAGTCCGGTCTGGACACCCGGCTCTACTGGGCGTCCCGGGAGAACCGCGACCCGGAGCTGCGACCCCGGTTGCTCGTCGACTACGACGTCGCGCCGACCGCGTCCCCGACGGTGCCGGCCACCCGGCCGGCCACCTCGACCCCGGCGACCACCGCGCCGGCCAGCCCGACGCCGCGCGTCGAGCCGAGCACCCCCCGCCCGTCGGCGACCACCCCCGCGGCGACGCCCAGCACCACCGCCCCGGCCAACGGTTCGGGCCGGTGCGGGACGGTGTCGGCGAAGCTGGTGCCCTCCTGCGGCGCCTGGTGGGGGATGTACTCGCCGGCCTCGGCCGGCAACGGGTGGGACCACGGCCAGGCGGTGGCCGATGTGGAGGCCCAGGTCGGGCGGAAGTTCGACGTGGTGCACCGCTACCACGACTTCTCCAACGCCGGCAGCAACGGGGCCTTCCCCGACCCGTACGAGCAGCAGCAGCTGCGCGAGGGCAGGCTGCTCTTCTTCGCCTGGGAGTCCCGGAACTTCTCCACCGGTACGACGTTCACCTGGGCGGACGTCTACAGTGGCCGGCACGACGAGACGATCGACGCGGTGGCCGGTCGGATCAAGGCGGTCGGGGCGCCGGTGTTCATGGGCTTCGACCACGAGCCGGAGGACGAGCCGGCCAAGGGCAGCGACGCCGACTTCGTCCGCGCCTGGCGGTACGTGCACGACCGGTTCGCCAGGGCCGGGGCGTCCAACGCCGTCTGGGTGTGGGTGATGATGGGCTGGTCCGGCTACCACGACCGGTACGTCGGCCTCTACCCCGGTGACCGGTACGTCGACTGGGTGGGCTACGACCCGTACAACTTCCAGGTCTGCAACGGCAGCACGGTGTGGAAGAGTCCGCACGAGACGGTCGGTGGCTTCTACCGGTGGCTGGACGACAACGGGGTGGGCGCGGGCAAGCCCCGGATGCTTGCCGAGTTCGGCACCAACCTGCACCCGGACGACCCGGGGGCCAAGCGCCGGTGGTTCGAGGAGTTCCCGGCGGCCCTGAAGGCCCACCCCAAGATCAAGGCGGCGATCTACTTCAACTCGCCGGGGATGACCCGCAAGTCCAGCACCTGTGACATGACCATGAACCACAACGCCTCGGCGGTGGCCGGCTTCGCCCAGGCCGGGCGGGACTCCTATCTGCGTCAGCCGACCGCGCGGAGCACCCGCGACTGACCTCGGCCCGACAGTGACGTGGCCGGTATGGACCGTCCACGTCGCTGTCGGTTACCGGATTCAGTGACCGCCCAATCGGCGGATTTCCCTTGTGGCGCTGGACAAGGCACGCTACGCACGTTCTGTTGGCCCTCCCAGGAGGCACAGCGTGCCCGTTCCCTCCCTTCTCCGGCGTACCGCCGGAACCACCCGTGCCCGCGCGACGCTGCTCGCGGTGGTGGTCGGCCTCACGGTGTTGACCGCACCCGCCGCGGCGTCCGCCGCCGTGGTCCCGGCGCCCGCGCCGGCCACCCTCGTCTCGGCCAACCCCGCCGACCACACGCCACACGCCCGTGACGGTGAGACCCGCGCGTTCGCCCAGGTGGGCGACATGGTCTACGTCGGCGGCAGCTTCACCCAGATCCGCCTCACCGCCACCGCCACCTGGACCACCCAGCGCTACCTGTTCGCCTACCACCGCGGCACCGGGGCGATCTCCACCACGTTCCTGCCGGTGCTCGACGGGGCGGTCAACACCCTGATCGCCGGCCCCGGCGGCACCGTCATCGTCGGTGGCGCCTTCAAGACCGTCAACGGGATCGCCCGCCGCAACCTGGTCGCGCTCGACCCGACCACCGGCGCGATCATCGACAGCTGGGTCGGTCGCTCCGACGGCGGGAACGTCCGTGACCTGGTGCTGCACGGCAACGACCTGTACGTCGCCGGCGCGTTCAACTGGCTCAACGGCACCGCGCACACCGGGTTGGCCCGGCTGAACGCGACCACCGGTGCGATCGACCCGACGTTCAACGTCAACGCCACCGTGGGCCGGCACGAGACCAACTCGTACGTCTGGGCGATCGACGTCTCCCCGGACGGCAACACCCTGGTCGTCGGCGGTAACTTCACCCTCCTCAACGACCTGCCCCGCAACCAGATCGCGCTGGTGGACCTGACCGGGACGCCCTCGGTGATCGACTGGAGTTCGGAGAAGTTCGTCGCGGGGTGCGGCAGCCCCTCGACCTTCGTGCACTACGTGCAGGACGTGAGGTTCGGCGCGGACGGCAGCTGGTTCGTCGTCGGCACCAACGGCGGGTCGGGTTGGCCGTCGGCGTACTGCGACGCACTGGTCCGGTTCGAGACCGCCGCGCGGGGGACCGGGCAGGTGGCCACCTGGGTCAACTTCACCGGCAACGACACCATCACCTCGGTCGAGGTCGCCGACGGGGTGATCTACCTCGGTGGG
Above is a window of Micromonospora yangpuensis DNA encoding:
- a CDS encoding glycoside hydrolase yields the protein MNRHGIHRLTRHAGPRRKAAVLGVLGVAVVGALVATMMPLLAADDPALVAVADTTATTVPQDGDNGVKTSLATCPAPCDGNPRGARDAVVEFAVRGVPATAVGLRATLRVYAWRDAAATVTAYASPVDARQARPAPVEPVTALDSVSRVAEGFNEWDVSALVRGNGNWTVSLAQSGLDTRLYWASRENRDPELRPRLLVDYDVAPTASPTVPATRPATSTPATTAPASPTPRVEPSTPRPSATTPAATPSTTAPANGSGRCGTVSAKLVPSCGAWWGMYSPASAGNGWDHGQAVADVEAQVGRKFDVVHRYHDFSNAGSNGAFPDPYEQQQLREGRLLFFAWESRNFSTGTTFTWADVYSGRHDETIDAVAGRIKAVGAPVFMGFDHEPEDEPAKGSDADFVRAWRYVHDRFARAGASNAVWVWVMMGWSGYHDRYVGLYPGDRYVDWVGYDPYNFQVCNGSTVWKSPHETVGGFYRWLDDNGVGAGKPRMLAEFGTNLHPDDPGAKRRWFEEFPAALKAHPKIKAAIYFNSPGMTRKSSTCDMTMNHNASAVAGFAQAGRDSYLRQPTARSTRD